CCCATGGCTGTGTATGAATGTAAAAATTTCGTATCAGTGCGATCGTAAGCGCGATATCTTTAAATCCATCGGGCTGCAGCTTATTAATGGACGAATGGTTGAAAACTTTCACGATCGTCTTTTAGAGGTGGCACTAACACCCAAAATTCCCGATTATTCTTTTACCCTATCACCTCTGGTTAAACCCAAAAGCGGCATGCTGAGAATTGAAAACTATTTGAAATCAGTTATAGATCAAGAGGATCATTCATGGGCTGATGAAGCCAGAAACCGCTGGGAAAAGGACCTGCGCCTTTTAGATCATTTTTATGAAGACATCGAGGAAAATGAGAGCTATGAAATAGAAAAAAAAGCTTTGCAGGAGCAATATGAACCAAATATTACGATCTCATTTGTTAATGGAGGCCTCTTCTATTTAACCGAAAAAGCAATTTAATCACCTTTAAATGAAAAACCCCCAAGTTATCATTTTAACTTGGGGGCACGTTTATTTCCAGAAACCGCCTTTTATCATTCGTCTTCCATCGTGATTTCTTCTTCTTTTCACCTCGGAATAAAAGACATAAGGGAGAATTCCAAACCAGCGGAACCAAAATGCAGCTTTTGCTTCTTTTCTTTCCTGTCTAATCCGTTTACGCTCCTCTTTTGGCTGATCTGCATATTTAACAATAGTTTGTGTCATATATTTAACATAATCATTTGTTTTCATTGGACACACCTGCCTTTTTATACCTTACAAGTATGCCCGGAAGAGATATTTTTCAAACACTTTTTTTAATCTGACCATTTTACGATTCTTTTAGTCCTCGAATCAAAATAACCCTTGCCAACAACCGTTTCACCTGTATCTAAATGCAGTGTGAATGCAACCTTTTCTAAAAAACCTACTGGTGGGTCCGTTTGAAAATCCATCTTCCCTTTTTGAAAATTAATGGATCCAATTCCAGGTAATCTGCCGCTTGTTTGATAGATCATCTCTAATTTTTTAACAGAAGAAAGTAAATAATACTCTTGTTGAAGGATGATCGACGTTTCATGAACTTGCTTTCTTTCTGTCAATAATCGCTCAACTTGCAGAGAAAAAAATAGAAAAAAAACGATTAGTAAGCATAGGACAAGTGGATATGTAAATCCCTTCTCATGTTTTTTCATTTTTCAACATTCCAATCAATAAATGAATGAGCACTTACTGAGTATTCTTTTCCCCACTGATCCTTTACAGTGAGTTTCACACCATTATTTAAAATGGAAAAGGTATATTGTGAAACATTCTGAAGCACGATTTCATGTCCAAGGGAATTTACCTGTCTTCTGAGAGTATTCCCATACCGATCATATTGAACAGTTTCACTATCTTTCGTTACAATCAATTGACCTGAGTTAATATCTGCTCTTATGGACTGGCGGATTTCTTTTTTTAATTGGCTGCAAAAGACTGACCACTCCATCCCTTGTAATTTTGCATCATCACTTTTTCCATTATGTAAGACAATATGAAAAACAGGTGCCATAAAAAAAATGATCATTATAAAAATAGAAAGTGCAAATAATGACTCAATCAGTGTAAAAGCCTTATCATTCAGATGCAGTACAAATATCCGTTTTTGCCAGTTTAGAATTTTGTTCAAAGCTCACACAGACCTCCTTTTGCCCAGCTATTTTAGAGTCCCGCCAATATATACGATAAATCACGCCATTTTCTAAAAAAGTGTATTCAGATAATTTTTGGCCACCCATAAGGTTTGCTTCTAATTCTTCATACATTAGTTCATGAGCTTTTTTTTCGATTTCAAATTTCCTGTATTGCTCGTTTAAATCAATGTATATGGGGATAAAGAATAAACAGATCATGAATAAGGCAGACAGTGACAGAAGCAGTTCAAGCAGAAAAAATCCATTATGATTCTGCAACATAAAACCTTCCCTTTCCAATCAAAAAGGTCATTCGGTAAGTTTTATTTTTCGACTGAATAATGATGGAACCAAACTTGTTTATATTTCCATCCGGCAAAAATTTGAAATATAGCGGCAGAGAGCCCTCAGTTAGATATAAATCATGCGAATAATTCCTCTCCATAATGGGCGGGGAAAAAGTATTTAAATACATGTAATACTTATATTCACTAGGAATAATGGTTACCGAAACTTCATGCTGATGAGAAATAGCATATTCTTGTGCATAATAAAGGTCGGCTTTAAATTGAGTGAAAAAATCAGTCTTATTAATTAACGTCTGCTGCGGTTTTAAGGAAAAGACAGTGACAGTGGTAAGAATCAAAAATATAGAAAAGACTACTAATGACTCTGTTAATGTAAAACCTTTTTGATCGTTAATCATTCATTTGCTACCGCTGTGACTGTTCCATCTGCATCAATTTTAATTGCTTCTCCATTTGGACAGCCCTTTGAATCCTTCATAATATAACCAGCCGTTTTTAAATCATCAATTGTCGGGATCTTATTTACATCCATTTCATACGCTTGTACTTGGGCTTGTACCATTTTCACATAGGCCTCGCAGCCTTTGTTATTAATATTGGTATTATGTCTTGTAACATTAGGAATTGTAATAATTAACAAGACAGAAATGATTAACATAACAATCATCATTTCAATCAAGGTAAATCCTCTTTCGTTATTAAAATGTTTGTTATTCATTTTATATACCTCCATTGTTCAAATTCCATCCAGAAGGTGAAACATCGGCAATAGAATGGCTAGATACATCGAAACAATCAAGAAACCAATAAACAGGTAGAACAAGGGCTGAATTGTTTTAAAGATTTTATCCATGAGTTCTTCCAAATTCTTGACACATCGCCTGCTAAAGAATAATAGCTCCTGCTCCAATCTTCCGTTTTCTTGGCCATGCTTTACCACCATTGCAAACTCAGCTTCGAAAAACGAAAAAGAACCAAGAATCCATTCTAATTTCTCCCCAGAAATAAGTTTTAATTTAATTTCTTTACCCAGTTGACTATAAAAAAGCTGTCGGTGGTTTTGCTCAAATAGCAGTAATGCCTCGGAGATCGATATGCCCCCTGACAATAGAAAGCTTAGTTGAATAGAAAAATAGTGGTTAAACATTAATTTGAGGATTCTTCCTACAAGGGGTATGCGCACCAGCAAGGTACGCTGTTTTAGAATGGGGAGCTTTCGGAACTGAAAAAAATAGTATATCGCCGCCAGACTGGCTGATACAAGCAGTGCTCCCCATACAGCAGGAAAATAATGATCAAGGGTATAAATCACTTTCGAAAAAAAATTTTCTTCCAGACCAAGTGAGTGAAATAACTGTGTAAATCTTGGAAGCAAAGTATGTTCGACAAAGACAAACAAAAAGCCTGTAATAAATAAAAGTATTACTGGATATTGAAGCAGTTTCAATAATTTCTGCATATCGTGACTCTTTAATAATGTCAGGCTGCTCCCTTCAAGCAGTGCTTCTGTAAAATTTCCATGTTGTTCAGCAAAATAAACATACCCTATTAATTCTTTATCAAACCCGAGACTTTCAAGAACAGCATGAAAGGATTCTCCTTTTTTCATTTCAGTCAAGCAATTATCTAATTCCTTTTTTCGAAATACCGGCAAATGCAAGGAAATCGAGGTAATCGCATCGGCAATTGGATACCCTCTTGATAATAGCTCGCCAATTTGCCTCAAAAGATTAGCCTGCTCTTTGAGTGACCACTTATTCTTCTTCATAATTGTATACCAGCCTGTCATATTCCGACTCTTTGATGTAGCCTAAGACAATTCCTTTTTTGATAACATCTTTGATCGTACGATATTTCACTTCGACCTTCTCACCTTTCGCTGCCCGCATGACTAAGCTTAAATTTCTTCCGGTTAAAAGTTCAAAGATGCTGGCACGTTTCCATCTTCCATTTGAATGGCAAAACGGCGAACATTCTCCTGCACAAAAAGGGCAGGTTAATTCAACTAGTCTTTGCGCGGTAACAGCAATCAAAGTTTGTTCCACTTCTAACCAATTCACACCAAACTCATATAGACGATACACAGCACCCTTTGCATCCCTTGTATGCATCGTGGATAGGACTAAATGACCAGTTAAGGCCGCTCTTACAGCAATCTTCGCAGTTTCGGCATCTCTGATCTCTCCGACCATTATAATGTCTGGGTCATGGCGCAATATCGCTTTAAGTCCCGCAGCATACGTAACCCCTGCTTTTTCATTTACTTGAACCTGTAAAACAGAGTCATATTTTTTTTCAATCGGATCTTCAAGGGTGATGACATTTCGATGAAATAAGTGGGCGGTTTCAGTCAAAAGAGAGTATAAAGTCGTGGTTTTGCCGCTGCCAGTTGGACCTGTTAGAATGATTAACCCATGGGCATGTTTGAGCAAAGCTAATAATTTTCTAGTCATGGTAGGAAATAACGAAATCTGATGAAAGGGGATTTGTTCTTGCTGAGGAAGCATCCTGATGACCAGACTTTCACGGCTATTGGAAGGGAGAGTGGAAAGTCTAAGCCCCATTAATTGTCCGTTTACCTCACAAATAATTGCTCCGCTTTGGGGACGTCTTCTTTCACCGATATCCATATTGGCAGTAAATTTGAAATGAGAAATGAGTCTGTCACATTCTTCTTTAGGAAGAGATAGTAGGGGAATAAGCTTGTTGGTTAAACGGATTTGTACAAGTGTATCATTCTTTCTAGGAATAATATGAATATCTGTTGCCTGGTTTCTTGCCGCATCCGCAATAATCTTGTCTGCAAGAGTTTCGATATCAATTACAATGGTAAACACCACCTTTTCCTTTGTTATCTTCTTGATTTCGACACTATTCTACCATTTTCTTCTTTATATTTAAATATTTTTTCAAAATTAATTTACAAATAAAAAGTAGATTGTTACAAACTAGCGACAATAATTGTGAACATTTTCTAAACATATAGTGTTTACGTTGTTAACCTCATTCCCACATTATTATCGCTGTATTATAATGTAATAAATTATGGGAGTCCGAGGTGATTCAAATGGAACACACATTAAAAATAACAAACGTATTATCCGATCCAACAAGATATTATATTTATCAATACATTACCAAACGTCATCACGAAGTGACGGTTCAAGAAGTAGCTGAAAATTTCAACATCCATCCGAATGTAGCAAGACTTCACTTATCTAAACTCGAAGATGTTAATATGTTAATTTCAGAAACGAAAAAGACAGGTAAAGGCGGCAGACCGAGCAGGCTGTATCGTTTGTCTGATGATGTCATTCAGCTTCATTTTCCATATCGAGACTACATGCTTTTATCAAAGGTCGCCATCCAAACGATGCTTACTCTTGGAGAAACAGGCAAACAAGCACTGTACTTAACAGGAAAACGTTTTGGTACAGAAATAATTGAACAGGAAATTGCGAAAAGAACACTTGGTGAAGAATTAGATTTTAATAATAAGCTAACCATATTAAAAAGCGCTGCTACATTAGCAGGATTTTATCCAGAATTTGAAGCAAACGGCGACCAATCGAAAATTTATTTTCAAATTTACAACTGCCCTTTTAAAGAGATTGCAGAGGAGCAGCAAGAGGCTGTATGCAGTATGCATCAGGAATTTTTAAAGGGAATGTTTGAAGCGCTATTCGATTCCGTTGACTTGGTAGAAAAAGAAAATATCATTTCAGGCTGTGATACATGCACTTATCATGCATTTGTCACAAACTAACATGAAAACCATTATTTACATTATGCGTCCTTTTACTTTATAATTATCGTAATAGTGGTATTCGGTGGAGTAAAAGGAGGGATACATATGGATCGTATGTTCAGGGTATTGGGTTTTTGGACTGGTATTTTTACGGTCATGTTTTATTTAGGCGATATGGATAAAACAGCAATGCTATTCTTAGCCCAAACTGGTTTCTTTGTTTTGCTCAGCTATCTTAAACTTTCCGAACGCATGTATATGTATATTTTCGGAGCTTATTTAACCATTTTCTTTGCAGGCTTTACGTATTGGACTACTTTCATGATGCCGCTCAAAGGGCCTCTTGGTCAATAAGATTCAAAAACGCCGGTTCCCCGGCGTTTTTCTTTATTCCGCAAACAAATCTTTTTTTTGTAATTCCATATTTTTTTGCTGGATCACAATTTGAAAGTAAGAACTGATTCCATCAGGCATAATCAAACTGCGGATCGATCGGTTCCGTTTGCTGACTTCCGAGAATGGATTCGGATCAAAATGGCTTTCAAGTTCCTTTAATATTCCTGTCTTTAATAAAAATTCATCCTGCCTCATCTTGGCTAAAAACGCTAAATTTACTTGCTCTCCTTTATTCAGTAAGTAATCAAGGTGGATATGGCTGGTAATATCCATTTCACCTGGATATTTTAAAATGTTTTCAATCATTTGCTGTTGATAGTACCCTCTTAGACTCCCTTTTCTCCTTGCTGGATGCTTCCATTCCTCGAATGTATAGCCGTAATCTACAGTTACAACCATTCCTTTTGTCAGTGCCCCAGAAATGGCCTGGAGCATTTTTTCCATAGCGATCGGCACTTCGATCCGCTGCTCATCGTTTAACACAAGATTGCTTTCTTCCAAAAAGTTCAATATATCCGGGTTCGTTAACGGCACTTTTAACTCAAATAAAGTTTCATTTTCTATTCCAATCATAACTTCAAAAAGACTTCCATCCTGCTTCTGGATAACATGGACCGGAAGTGCGTCAAAAAGCTCATTAGAAAAAATCATTCCTTCAAAATCCTTTAATTCTTCTATACTCTCCAGATTAACGATTGCTGGGAACTGACATTTCAAGTCCTCTTGAAGCTTTCTATGATAGGGGCTTGTTTCCACTATATAATATTGCAGAGGGGTATCCTTTAAATCAGCCCACTCATGTAAAAATGCCTGAGCAAATCGACCAGTCCCTCCGCCAATTTCGCAAAATACCGGGGGCAAACTCATGTTTTCACACAAATAGGAAAACCATTTGGCCACCTGTCTGCCATATAGATCGGAAATGTTGCTAGTTGTAATAAAATCTCCCTGCCGGCCTATTTTCTGTCTCTCCTTCATATAGTAACCGTGTACAGGATGATACAGCGCAGCTTCTATAAAATCAGCATATGAGATCAATTTACTGGGTGAATTCCCGATAAAGTTCTTTAGGTATGTAAGCATAGCCGCTCCTTTGTTTTAGCACTATTGACACAGTGTAAACTTTATTATATTTTAATAATAGTAGCTTAACAATATCCCCTCCCATTATATGAATAGAATATCCCCTAGAAAGGCCCTCCTCAGATGAGAAGGGCCTTTCTATTTATAATACTACTTTTTTTGTTCTTAAAAACCATTTAAAAATGGATTACTATCCATTTCTTCCACAATAGTAGTTACAGCACCATGACCGGATAATACGTAAGTTTCCTCTGGCAACGTTAATAGCTTATCATGGATACTCTTTAACAATTGGGGATGATTCCCACCAGGAAGATCGGTACGTCCAATACTCCCCTGAAATAGAGCATCTCCGGATATAACAAATCCTTCTTCCGCAAAATAGAAGGAAAGACTTCCTGGAGAATGTCCCGG
Above is a genomic segment from Neobacillus endophyticus containing:
- a CDS encoding YqhG family protein; protein product: MQQQEIHNFLLKYFQANECPILENHPGYITVQLTIELDKELMNRPFYWHYLEKTGGCPNPMKLTLITNQKAAPENIKGETVHFGSPRLHQIFTSTKNLSRYIRLYENHRNGAKQTSLFPWLCMNVKISYQCDRKRDIFKSIGLQLINGRMVENFHDRLLEVALTPKIPDYSFTLSPLVKPKSGMLRIENYLKSVIDQEDHSWADEARNRWEKDLRLLDHFYEDIEENESYEIEKKALQEQYEPNITISFVNGGLFYLTEKAI
- a CDS encoding YqzE family protein, whose protein sequence is MKTNDYVKYMTQTIVKYADQPKEERKRIRQERKEAKAAFWFRWFGILPYVFYSEVKRRRNHDGRRMIKGGFWK
- the comGG gene encoding competence type IV pilus minor pilin ComGG, with the protein product MTERKQVHETSIILQQEYYLLSSVKKLEMIYQTSGRLPGIGSINFQKGKMDFQTDPPVGFLEKVAFTLHLDTGETVVGKGYFDSRTKRIVKWSD
- the comGF gene encoding competence type IV pilus minor pilin ComGF is translated as MNKILNWQKRIFVLHLNDKAFTLIESLFALSIFIMIIFFMAPVFHIVLHNGKSDDAKLQGMEWSVFCSQLKKEIRQSIRADINSGQLIVTKDSETVQYDRYGNTLRRQVNSLGHEIVLQNVSQYTFSILNNGVKLTVKDQWGKEYSVSAHSFIDWNVEK
- the comGD gene encoding competence type IV pilus minor pilin ComGD; the protein is MINDQKGFTLTESLVVFSIFLILTTVTVFSLKPQQTLINKTDFFTQFKADLYYAQEYAISHQHEVSVTIIPSEYKYYMYLNTFSPPIMERNYSHDLYLTEGSLPLYFKFLPDGNINKFGSIIIQSKNKTYRMTFLIGKGRFYVAES
- the comGC gene encoding competence type IV pilus major pilin ComGC — protein: MNNKHFNNERGFTLIEMMIVMLIISVLLIITIPNVTRHNTNINNKGCEAYVKMVQAQVQAYEMDVNKIPTIDDLKTAGYIMKDSKGCPNGEAIKIDADGTVTAVANE
- the comGB gene encoding competence type IV pilus assembly protein ComGB; protein product: MKKNKWSLKEQANLLRQIGELLSRGYPIADAITSISLHLPVFRKKELDNCLTEMKKGESFHAVLESLGFDKELIGYVYFAEQHGNFTEALLEGSSLTLLKSHDMQKLLKLLQYPVILLFITGFLFVFVEHTLLPRFTQLFHSLGLEENFFSKVIYTLDHYFPAVWGALLVSASLAAIYYFFQFRKLPILKQRTLLVRIPLVGRILKLMFNHYFSIQLSFLLSGGISISEALLLFEQNHRQLFYSQLGKEIKLKLISGEKLEWILGSFSFFEAEFAMVVKHGQENGRLEQELLFFSRRCVKNLEELMDKIFKTIQPLFYLFIGFLIVSMYLAILLPMFHLLDGI
- the comGA gene encoding competence type IV pilus ATPase ComGA, whose translation is MFTIVIDIETLADKIIADAARNQATDIHIIPRKNDTLVQIRLTNKLIPLLSLPKEECDRLISHFKFTANMDIGERRRPQSGAIICEVNGQLMGLRLSTLPSNSRESLVIRMLPQQEQIPFHQISLFPTMTRKLLALLKHAHGLIILTGPTGSGKTTTLYSLLTETAHLFHRNVITLEDPIEKKYDSVLQVQVNEKAGVTYAAGLKAILRHDPDIIMVGEIRDAETAKIAVRAALTGHLVLSTMHTRDAKGAVYRLYEFGVNWLEVEQTLIAVTAQRLVELTCPFCAGECSPFCHSNGRWKRASIFELLTGRNLSLVMRAAKGEKVEVKYRTIKDVIKKGIVLGYIKESEYDRLVYNYEEE
- a CDS encoding helix-turn-helix transcriptional regulator, encoding MEHTLKITNVLSDPTRYYIYQYITKRHHEVTVQEVAENFNIHPNVARLHLSKLEDVNMLISETKKTGKGGRPSRLYRLSDDVIQLHFPYRDYMLLSKVAIQTMLTLGETGKQALYLTGKRFGTEIIEQEIAKRTLGEELDFNNKLTILKSAATLAGFYPEFEANGDQSKIYFQIYNCPFKEIAEEQQEAVCSMHQEFLKGMFEALFDSVDLVEKENIISGCDTCTYHAFVTN
- a CDS encoding DUF2626 domain-containing protein encodes the protein MDRMFRVLGFWTGIFTVMFYLGDMDKTAMLFLAQTGFFVLLSYLKLSERMYMYIFGAYLTIFFAGFTYWTTFMMPLKGPLGQ
- a CDS encoding class I SAM-dependent methyltransferase, whose amino-acid sequence is MLTYLKNFIGNSPSKLISYADFIEAALYHPVHGYYMKERQKIGRQGDFITTSNISDLYGRQVAKWFSYLCENMSLPPVFCEIGGGTGRFAQAFLHEWADLKDTPLQYYIVETSPYHRKLQEDLKCQFPAIVNLESIEELKDFEGMIFSNELFDALPVHVIQKQDGSLFEVMIGIENETLFELKVPLTNPDILNFLEESNLVLNDEQRIEVPIAMEKMLQAISGALTKGMVVTVDYGYTFEEWKHPARRKGSLRGYYQQQMIENILKYPGEMDITSHIHLDYLLNKGEQVNLAFLAKMRQDEFLLKTGILKELESHFDPNPFSEVSKRNRSIRSLIMPDGISSYFQIVIQQKNMELQKKDLFAE